One window from the genome of Natator depressus isolate rNatDep1 chromosome 27, rNatDep2.hap1, whole genome shotgun sequence encodes:
- the LOC141978497 gene encoding glucose-6-phosphatase catalytic subunit 1-like yields MDLLHSAGVQVVQYLQENYQGSQDWFLFISFAADLKTTFFIFFPIWFHLCEAVGIKLIWVAVIGDWFNLVFKWMLFGQRPYWWVRETGYYGNTSTPVIQQFPLTCETGPGSPSGHAMGSAGVYYVMVTALLPGLLSTQHRSCAARCLHGLLWLVFWAVQVCVCLSRVFLAAHFPHQVMAGVISGMVVAEAFNHIPAIYNASLRRYLGTTLFLFSFALGFYLLLKALSVDLLWTLEKAKRWCDRPEWVHIDTTPFAGLLRNLGILFGLGLALNSQMYLESCKGEMGQQLLFRLSCIVASLLLLHLFDSFDLPTDRELLFYVLSFCKSTAAHLCAVALIPYCIAQVLRRGHKKIL; encoded by the exons ATGGACCTGCTGCACAGTGCTGGGGTGCAGGTGGTACAGTACCTGCAGGAGAACTACCAGGGCTCCCAGGACTGGTTCCTCTTCATCTCTTTCGCTGCCGACCTTAAAACCACCTTCTTCATCTTCTTCCCCATCTGGTTCCACCTCTGCGAGGCAGTGGGCATCAAGCTGATCTGGGTGGCCGTGATCGGGGACTGGTTCAACTTGGTCTTTAAGTG GATGCTCTTTGGGCAGAGACCCTACTGGTGGGTCCGGGAGACCGGTTACTATGGCAACACCTCCACCCCTGTGATCCAGCAGTTCCCCCTCACCTGTGAGACCGGCCCAG GAAGCCCCTCAGGCCACGCCATGGGTTCTGCTGGAGTCTACTACGTCATGGTGACTGCCCTGCTGCCCGGCCTCCTGAGCACCCAACACAGGTCCTGTGCAGCCAG GTGCCTCCACGGCCTCCTGTGGCTAGTGTTCTGGGCCGTGCAGGTCTGCGTCTGCTTGTCCCGAGTCTTCCTAGCAGCTCACTTCCCCCATCAGGTGATGGCAGGTGTCATCTCAG GGATGGTAGTAGCAGAAGCATTTAACCACATCCCCGCCATCTACAACGCCAGTCTCCGGAGGTACCTGGGCACCACCCTTTTCCTGTTCAGCTTCGCCCTGGGGTTCTACCTGCTTCTGAAGGCTCTCAGTGTTGACCTGCTGTGGACCCTGGAGAAAGCCAAGAGATGGTGTGACCGGCCGGAGTGGGTCCACATTGACACCACCCCCTTCGCCGGCCTCCTCAGGAACCTGGGGATCCtgtttgggctggggctggccctcaACTCCCAGATGTACCTGGAGAGTTGCAAAGGGGAAATGggccagcagctgctcttccGCCTGAGCTGCATCGTGGCCtcgctcctcctcctgcacctctTCGACTCCTTTGACCTCCCCACGGATAGAGAGCTACTGTTCTATGTCCTGTCCTTCTGCAAGAGCACCGCTGCCCACCTGTGTGCGGTGGCACTCATCCCCTACTGCATTGCCCAGGTGCTCAGGAGGGGCCACAAGAAGATCCTGTAG